In Campylobacter sp. RM16187, the DNA window TGCTTACGAGCCTATCGAAAAAGAGGTTTTAAAATTTCTAAGAACTTACGCCAATACACATTCTGACAGCTCTTCAAGCGCGATTTTAACCCAGCGCAGATACGAAAACGCTAGAAGCGAGCTTAAAAATTTGCTTGGTCTTGGCGATGAGTTTTATCTCATAGGTTGTGGAAGCGGAGCAAGTGCTGCGATCAAAAAATTTCAAGAGATCATGGGTATATACATACCGCCAAAAACACGCGAAAGATACCGTATAAAGGCGCTTTCAAATTTGCCTTTAGTTATCGTGGGGCCTTACGAACACCACTCAAACGAAGTTAGCTTTCGCGAAGGGATGTGCGATGTCGTTAGAATAGGGCTTGATGAAGACGGCTTAGTTGATTTTAAGATGCTTGAGCGCGTGCTTGAGATGAATAAAAACCGCGAGATCATCGCCTCTTTTAGTGTAGCTTCAAACGTGACAGGCGTCATTAGCGATTATAAAAGAGTTTATGAGCTAGTTAAGGCTAGGGGCGGAGCGCTTGCGCTTGATGCTTCAAGCATTAGCGCTTATGCAAATGTTGATAGTAGATACTTTGACGCGCTGTTTCTAGCGCCTCATAAGCTGCTTGGCGGAGTTGGAAGTTGTGGGCTTTTAGCGATTAAAAAAACTCTTGCAACTAGCAACGAGCCTACCTTTGCGGCCGGCGGAACGGTGGCTTATGTAAGCAGGACTAGCCATCAGTTTGTAAAAAACTTTGAGCAACTAGAAGAGGGCGGTACTCCGGGCATAATCCAGATGATAAGGGCAAATTTAGCCTACAAGCTTAGAAACGAGATCGGCTTTGAGCGCATTAAAGAGCGCGAAAATGAGCTTAGCGAGCTTTTTGAAAATGAGCTTGATGGTATCGATGACGTGATTTGCTACTCGCCTAAAAATTTGTCTCGCGTGCCGATATTTGCGTTTAATATTCGCGGAGTTTCACCTTATGACTTTGCGGCTACTCTTAGCAACGACTTTGGTATCCAAACTCGCGCAGGATGCGCTTGTGCCGGGCCTTACGGTCATGATCTGCTTGGGCTTAAGGATAATCTTGTCTTTGATAAAAAGCCGGGCTGGGTCAGGGTAAGCCTTCACTACACGCACACAAAGGATGATGTGCTCTATCTTGTTGAAGCGATTAAAAAAAGTATCGATAAGCATAAAAACGCTTGGGGCGAGGAGCTTGCGCTTCACTCGATATTTGCAGGTAAAATTTGATAATTTATAAAAATCTGCTTAGGTTTTTATAGTTTTCGCTTATGCTCTCAGGTCTATAAAGAGCTGAGATAACGGCGATAAGATCAACTTCCAGAGATAAAATTTGATCTATGTTTTGAGCGTTTATGCCGCCGATTACGCAGATTGGTATGGCTAAAATTTCTTTAGCTTGCAGTATGGTTTCAAAAGAGCACCTTATCGCGGCAGGCTTTGTAGGGCTTGAAAAAACGCTGCCAAATGCTACGTAGCTTGCTCCCTCGTCTTGCGCCTTAATGGCTAAATTTATGTCGTTATAACAGCTTACGCCGATAAATACATCCTTGCCTAAAATTTCTCGCACGGCTTTTATATCGCCGTCATCTTTGCCGATATGAACGCATTTTGCTCCGATTTGTTTAGCGAAAGCCACATCGTCATTTACGATAAATTTTGCTTTAAAATCATTGCAAAGAGATAGCAGCTCGCGTGCTAAATTCTCGTTTTTGTAAGCTTTTTTGCTTCTATACTGAAAATATTTTATCCCACACTCTAAAATTTCACGAGCCTGCTTTAAGATAGTCTCATCAGGAGTTAAAATATCATCGCTGATTGCGTAAATTTTAGACAAATATTACTTCCTTATTTGATTTTCATATATCATTCGCCAAAATCCCTTCCAAAATCCTCTCCAAACTGCTTACGAAACTCTATTATGATCTTTGGCTTTTCTTCTTCTAGTGTTTTTGTAGAGTTTATCTCTTTTGGCTTTTCCGGTTCTTTTGCTTCAGATTTTTTACCACTTAGGCACTCAAAAATTTTAGGAAATTTCTTCTCGATTTCACTCTTTTTTTTATCAAGTTT includes these proteins:
- a CDS encoding aminotransferase class V-fold PLP-dependent enzyme, whose amino-acid sequence is MLNLDEVRKNIILKDGIYYFDYTASGLAYEPIEKEVLKFLRTYANTHSDSSSSAILTQRRYENARSELKNLLGLGDEFYLIGCGSGASAAIKKFQEIMGIYIPPKTRERYRIKALSNLPLVIVGPYEHHSNEVSFREGMCDVVRIGLDEDGLVDFKMLERVLEMNKNREIIASFSVASNVTGVISDYKRVYELVKARGGALALDASSISAYANVDSRYFDALFLAPHKLLGGVGSCGLLAIKKTLATSNEPTFAAGGTVAYVSRTSHQFVKNFEQLEEGGTPGIIQMIRANLAYKLRNEIGFERIKERENELSELFENELDGIDDVICYSPKNLSRVPIFAFNIRGVSPYDFAATLSNDFGIQTRAGCACAGPYGHDLLGLKDNLVFDKKPGWVRVSLHYTHTKDDVLYLVEAIKKSIDKHKNAWGEELALHSIFAGKI
- the thiE gene encoding thiamine phosphate synthase, with amino-acid sequence MSKIYAISDDILTPDETILKQAREILECGIKYFQYRSKKAYKNENLARELLSLCNDFKAKFIVNDDVAFAKQIGAKCVHIGKDDGDIKAVREILGKDVFIGVSCYNDINLAIKAQDEGASYVAFGSVFSSPTKPAAIRCSFETILQAKEILAIPICVIGGINAQNIDQILSLEVDLIAVISALYRPESISENYKNLSRFL